tatgggggtaaattgtttcagattaaatcaaatcaaaagacgagggggcactgtctccgtctggagaaaacaaggtttaatcaccagaggtgacagggctttttttgcTATGTgaactgtaaggctacattcacacgatgtatgcccgccgtaccgtagtacggtgggcatacatcggtgctgcgGAGCGGGCGCTGCGGAGCGGGCTACGGAGCGGGCTACGGAGcgttacggtgccgcacgtgtgctgcaccgtaccgctcccgtacagggccgtaagcgcatagaagtgtatgggggacgtatatcggccgtatatacgtcggccgtatatacgtcccccatacatgtgtgtgaatgtagcctaaatctgtggaatagcctgcctcaggcactggtcacagcagggacagcggagagcttcaagaagggtctagatgcctttttacacctacataacattgatagttatgttctatagaattgtttcccctgatCCCTTCCTCAATCAAttccttcccttctttggttgaacttgatggacaagtgtcttttttcaactgtataaactatgaaaggGGTTGCATATGAGGTGCATAGTTAGACTAAACATTATAAAAGGGGTTCTCTCAAGTTTAGAAGTCCAGGATAGTGTATAACTAACTGTTCGATGAAGGTGCAACTGCTGGGAGCTCCAttaatcacaagaatgggaccccTGCAATCCTGAGGATGGGGTTCTGTTTTTACTAACGGCTGAAGCGGCACGAGGAGCATGtaactatatacataaacatacagttcttcactcatacacttGCAAACATATAGTGCATACACACATACCAAATACACACTTACAGTCTCATATACAAATGGACAGCACatttacacacaccatatacacaaacagcatatacacatcacagatacacacacatatacagcatgttaTTTACATATTATGCTTTACAACGTGCaacatgatatgtatataatggtgcacattttccactctttagtgtcaggttggatgacggggtcccctaacactgcgggccccatagcctCTGCCATGGCTGCTACTCTTGTAGTTAAGCCCCTGAATATAAAGGTTTAAATTGGTTAGATTCCCTGATTACATCAGAACATTTCTGTCATACTTGCACAGAAGAGCCTAGCCGATTGGCCCGGTCatataccatggggcacatttatcatatgctagcaATAAGTTTGGCAGTGTATGATGATGCCCCTGTCCCTTTGGCAACCGCTGGATCTATAAGGAGGCTCTAGCTACCTGATAAATGTGCCGGGCAGCTGGCATGGCAATTCTATGCCGGGTCTGACCTGGAGTAGAACTGCACCATAGCCTTTGCTATGGGCGCAGATCAGGGGCAGCGCGCAGCAGTGACGACCCCCCATTCACAGCCCTCTATGCCCACTTGGCACGGAGGTAGCAGAAAGGGGGAAATGTGGGTTCTGCACCAGGAATTGCATAGatttcagggcttgtaagccAAATTTCAggtatacaagccctgataaatgtgcccccatatgtattTACATTGAGCCTTGATAGGAAAATGGAAAGTGCAGCATCTATAGGATGAAATGATATCGTATTGTCAGGACCCACAtgaaaattttttataatttatttacaaACAATAGAAATTAGTCAACAAAGTAGAAACATTCAGAGTAAACATTGGGGGATTTATCATCaggttgtctggtttcttgtactactttttgagacttttttgttccAATTGATATTACAGAGTGACAGCCAGATCTGGATGATAGGAGCCAGGTACGTGGAGACAGAAGCAGTTTCCtctaagatatattacaaagtttcttaaaTTCTCTTGTACTTTTGATTTAGGCAAAGTTTGTCAAAAAGTTAGTGACCTTTTAAATTATACTCAGAATCCACACAATGACATTTTAGAACTTCTACAAATTCTATACTCTATGCAAAATATGAAACAGGATAATTGGCCCTCAGCCCCTCAAAATCTAGTAACGATTTTGGACAAATTGAACATTGTGTTAAATATCAGAACTTTAGTCTTCAGCTCCTGCAGTGTATTTATCCCAGCTGGACTTAGTGCTGGAACCGATGACACAGCAAGCAAGACGTGTTCCCGCATTGCCATTATCCAGACTGCCCTGGTTGCCCCCTTGGCCTAGGTCATCAGGTAACTTGTGAACAACAATTGATTTACCAAAAACTGAGTAGGGACCGAACAGCGTAGCTTCAAGGTTTGTTTGACGTTTTTGGATCTTCCCATCTTGGACTTCGAAATTTCCAAAGTCTCCTGGGTGGTGAGGATGATTGACAGAAGACGGGTTGAAATGTCCACCAGTAGAGTCACATCCATTGCTGAGATCTCCAAAGCTATGGATATGAATAGCTCTGTTGGATTCACTGGAATCCATGGGAAATCCTTCTACGAGGAAGTGTGACTCAAGCTTTCCATTAGGATAGGACTGCCTGAGCAGAACCTGCCCTGAGACTCTTTCTTCACTCTCATCCAGTTTTGGATTTGGCTGTAGATTACATATCCCATATGTATTGTTATCTGGATTATTTTTGATGGGAATTCCAACGAGGAAAGTATTCCATATGTCATCCACTTTTTGGGACATGACTGTCAAAATTTGGGCTTCTTCTCTGGGCAGGGTGACTGTGCTCACACAGTAGAACGCGTGTATGTATAAGATGAAGGCTGGATGATACATGTAACCCATGATAGGATCACTGGAGGAAAACACAAAGAAATATGGTTCATTTTATTGTATGGTATCGACATGTTACATCTATTAGCAAAACTATGTGAGGTGCAGGGGTAGTAGTGGTTACTGTGCCTATAGCCAGGTGTGGATTGCAGATTTGGCACCAGAGCTTCACATTAGGCCCCTGGTTGTGGCAAAAGTGAATTAGACTGCATGGAGACATATCCTGAAACCCAGTTGTCATCCGGGTCTTACAAAAGAGGTCATGAAGAATACAAATATTAAGTAAAAGTGACATAACTGGAGAGGTAACAGGACCTACAGGAATCTACTCCGCAATGAAGTGGGGAAATTTGCAATGAAGAAGTCTGACGATATTGCATGTTACAAGGACCCACCGTGGGACACACAGAGATGGACATATCTACAGCCCAGGCTCCCCTAGGTATTCAGAATGCATATGCCCCTATGCATATGCTGGttcaggaccgggccctttcctgttttttcatttccatttttcactccccaccttcaaaaatctataacttttttatttttacacataaagagctgtgtgacgacttgttttctgcataaaagcatggagagcccgtgagccctctccatgcaccgggacccaaccGCCGACGtcaatacacggcgggcggtcatgaacctgttaaaggacatcttccaccaggatgaaggattgtaaaccgagcacactgacatactgatgtgtgccccctctggcaggatcagctcttcttttagcttcttatgccctggattttacaaaaataggctttaaaattatacaaattactctaaggggctccagtctccattaaaaGCTATAGAGCCTGGAGAACCTTTGGCATCATTTGTATAACTTTGTTCTTAaatacaaggacataagaagcttaaagaagagcagatcctaccagagggggcacacaccagtaggtcagtgtgcttggtttacaactcttcaccttggtggtagattttctttaatggtcgtctaagttaaaggggttttccaacaaaaaaagttaggccctatccacgggataatgACTTTGTGGGGCATCcgaggaaatcactgaaccacagacatGAAAACCAactccaatgtgaaagagcccttactaggacacatctaccatcactaaagtGTATATGGACCTTTAAGTGGTTCATGTCCGGGCTTATTGCCTGGGGCAGTGTGAGTTGTAAATATGCCCCTGGATGTGGCAGGTGTGGGAGCACTCTGGACATACATTCTGTACCTAATATTTGGGACTTCCCTATGATTCCCTCTACACAAATAAAGGCTGCTAATTGTCCTAAATTCTCCAATGAGGGCAGGACTACACTAGGAACACAAATAATCTCATTCAATGATGGCAAGCTAATATTTTGAAACAGGTGAAGAAATGTAACACTATCATAAATGTACTAGAAAGTTTTCACATTATTGGGGCTTTCTTACTAAGTTTGTATATTTTTACTATATATTTACTAatattgaagaacaatatgtgtgaagaatcttcacacatattgttcttcacatactagtgtgaagaacaccgttctgcactcatgtcttctgataagttagcaaatgtatggaaacatctgcgatATGTTcttcagtgaaaaacacattgcagatgtttccatacatctgctaacttatcagaagacaatatttctcaataaaatgacacactgaaaaatgctcgagtctccca
The DNA window shown above is from Engystomops pustulosus chromosome 1, aEngPut4.maternal, whole genome shotgun sequence and carries:
- the LOC140112715 gene encoding extracellular superoxide dismutase [Cu-Zn]-like is translated as MGYMYHPAFILYIHAFYCVSTVTLPREEAQILTVMSQKVDDIWNTFLVGIPIKNNPDNNTYGICNLQPNPKLDESEERVSGQVLLRQSYPNGKLESHFLVEGFPMDSSESNRAIHIHSFGDLSNGCDSTGGHFNPSSVNHPHHPGDFGNFEVQDGKIQKRQTNLEATLFGPYSVFGKSIVVHKLPDDLGQGGNQGSLDNGNAGTRLACCVIGSSTKSSWDKYTAGAED